The Aureimonas mangrovi genome includes a region encoding these proteins:
- a CDS encoding indolepyruvate ferredoxin oxidoreductase family protein, which translates to MAGELDRKYSADEGRVFMSGTQALVRLPMVQMRRDRAAGLNTGTFISGYRGSPLGGYDQQLFKSRAELGKEGIVFQPGINEDLAATAVWGSQQLGLSPGAQKDGVVGIWYGKGPGVDRSGDVFKHANAAGSSAHGGVLVIAGDDHGAKSSTVPHQSDHAFMAAVIPMLYPSSIHEFVEFGLLGIAMSRYSGCWVGMKVIADTVETTASVDLSGEHREFVIPTDFELPAGGLNLRIPDDRWSQDNRLQTYKAYAAIAFARANKVDRVTLDSVDAKLGIIASGKAYEDVRQALRELGVDEDTAHRAGLRLYKVGMPWPLEPEGVREFSVGLEEILVVEERREIIENQIKQQLFNWRADVRPRIIGKFDHHDRPVLSLAEELTVGTAAIVLGERILAMSHLDEEHRVFIEERISHFRALRDRTKALEPPVARTPFYCSGCPHNSSTKVPEGSRGLAGIGCHYMVTWMGRSTDTFSQMGGEGVAWSGIAPFTKETHVFANLGDGTYFHSGQLAIRQSVAAGVNITYKVLYNDAVAMTGGQHVDGNLDPAKITHQLYQEGVRPIVLLSEKPELYQAAMLAPGVTIRHRDDVEAVMAELRGTHGTSAMIYDQTCAAEKRRRRKRGLMEDPDKRVVINPAVCEGCGDCSVQSNCISVEPLETEFGRKRQINQSSCNKDFSCVKGFCPSFVTIEGAKLKKRAPVGGPDAAHIPPPLVPELVQPVNIAITGVGGTGVLTIGAILGMAAHLDGKAPMLLDMAGLAQKGGAVLSHVRIGRTADEVSCPRIVAGSADVLIAADDVVAASKDAATLLSPERTRGVVNTHLTPVAQFVRDPDFDFRRTLVGSTIRRSIGEGSDFVNFTEIAEIVAGDAIATNIMMLGYAWQRGLIPLTLASVTQAIELNGVAVKANLDAFAWGRLAAADPQKVAGIVAPHTGTAKTLVDMTTDELVDQRTAFLTKYQDAALAARYRAMVGEAKALDERAGANGRIYRAVAHNYAKLLAYKDEYEVARLHTDEAFARMLAEEFEPGGRLVFHLAPPILSGEDSNGRPKKRSFGPWMMTAFRVLAKGKRLRGTVLDPFGYFAERKRERALIEAYEADFAAMRAADAGRADLAAEILSLPEAIRGYGPVKAASIDKAGKRRAELMALFAERGRVEAKAEPLVPAQ; encoded by the coding sequence ATGGCGGGCGAACTCGATCGCAAGTATTCGGCCGACGAAGGCCGGGTCTTCATGAGCGGCACGCAGGCTCTAGTTCGCCTGCCGATGGTGCAGATGCGGCGGGACCGCGCGGCTGGGCTGAACACCGGCACCTTCATCTCCGGCTATCGCGGCTCGCCGCTCGGCGGCTACGACCAGCAGCTCTTCAAGTCGCGCGCTGAACTCGGAAAGGAAGGCATCGTCTTCCAGCCGGGCATCAACGAGGACCTTGCGGCCACCGCCGTCTGGGGCTCGCAGCAGCTCGGCCTCTCCCCCGGCGCGCAGAAGGACGGCGTCGTCGGCATCTGGTACGGCAAGGGTCCGGGCGTCGACCGCTCGGGAGACGTCTTCAAGCACGCCAACGCCGCCGGCTCTTCCGCGCATGGCGGCGTCCTCGTCATCGCGGGCGACGACCACGGCGCCAAGTCCTCGACCGTGCCGCATCAGTCCGACCACGCCTTCATGGCGGCGGTCATTCCGATGCTCTATCCGTCCTCGATCCACGAATTCGTCGAGTTCGGCCTCCTCGGCATCGCCATGAGCCGGTATTCGGGCTGCTGGGTGGGGATGAAGGTCATTGCCGACACGGTCGAGACCACGGCCTCCGTGGACCTGTCCGGCGAGCACCGCGAGTTCGTGATCCCGACCGACTTCGAACTGCCGGCGGGCGGGCTCAACCTTCGCATTCCCGACGACCGCTGGAGCCAGGACAACCGACTCCAGACCTACAAGGCCTATGCCGCGATCGCCTTCGCGCGGGCCAACAAGGTGGACCGCGTCACGCTGGATTCGGTGGACGCGAAGCTCGGCATCATCGCCTCGGGCAAGGCCTACGAGGACGTGCGCCAGGCGCTGCGCGAGCTCGGCGTCGACGAGGACACGGCGCATCGCGCGGGCCTGCGGCTCTACAAGGTGGGCATGCCATGGCCGCTTGAGCCGGAGGGCGTTCGAGAATTCTCCGTCGGGTTGGAGGAGATCCTCGTCGTCGAGGAGCGGCGTGAGATCATCGAGAACCAGATCAAGCAGCAACTCTTCAACTGGCGTGCCGACGTGCGCCCGCGCATCATCGGCAAGTTCGATCACCACGACCGGCCGGTGCTTTCGCTCGCTGAGGAACTGACGGTCGGCACCGCTGCCATCGTCCTGGGAGAGCGCATCCTGGCGATGAGCCATCTCGACGAGGAGCATCGCGTCTTCATTGAGGAGCGCATCTCCCATTTCAGGGCGCTGCGCGATCGCACGAAGGCGCTTGAGCCGCCGGTCGCGCGCACGCCCTTCTACTGCTCGGGCTGCCCGCACAACTCCTCCACCAAGGTGCCGGAGGGCTCGCGCGGGCTCGCGGGCATCGGCTGCCATTACATGGTGACGTGGATGGGTCGCTCGACCGACACGTTCAGCCAGATGGGCGGGGAGGGCGTCGCCTGGAGCGGCATCGCGCCCTTCACCAAGGAGACGCACGTCTTCGCCAATCTGGGTGACGGCACCTACTTCCATTCAGGTCAGCTCGCGATCCGCCAGTCCGTCGCGGCCGGCGTCAACATCACCTACAAGGTGCTCTACAACGACGCCGTCGCGATGACCGGCGGTCAACATGTCGACGGCAATCTCGATCCCGCCAAGATCACCCACCAGCTCTATCAGGAAGGCGTGAGGCCGATCGTGCTTCTCTCGGAGAAGCCAGAACTCTATCAGGCGGCGATGCTCGCGCCGGGCGTCACCATTCGCCACCGCGACGACGTGGAGGCGGTGATGGCCGAGCTTCGCGGGACGCACGGCACCTCGGCCATGATCTACGACCAGACCTGCGCGGCCGAAAAGCGACGCCGCCGCAAGCGCGGGCTGATGGAGGACCCGGACAAGCGCGTCGTCATCAATCCGGCGGTCTGCGAGGGCTGCGGAGACTGCTCGGTGCAGTCCAACTGCATCTCGGTCGAGCCGCTGGAGACAGAGTTCGGCCGCAAGCGCCAGATCAACCAGTCCTCCTGCAACAAGGATTTCTCCTGCGTGAAGGGCTTCTGCCCGTCCTTCGTCACCATCGAAGGCGCGAAGCTGAAGAAGCGCGCGCCGGTCGGCGGGCCGGACGCGGCGCACATCCCGCCGCCGCTGGTGCCCGAACTCGTCCAGCCGGTGAATATCGCCATCACCGGCGTCGGCGGAACGGGAGTCCTGACGATCGGGGCGATCCTCGGGATGGCGGCCCATCTCGACGGCAAGGCGCCGATGCTGCTCGACATGGCGGGCCTTGCCCAGAAGGGCGGGGCGGTGCTCAGCCACGTTCGCATCGGCCGCACGGCGGATGAGGTGAGTTGCCCGCGCATCGTCGCCGGCAGCGCCGACGTCCTGATCGCCGCCGATGATGTCGTCGCGGCATCCAAAGATGCCGCGACGCTGCTCTCGCCCGAACGCACGCGCGGCGTCGTCAACACGCATCTGACGCCGGTCGCCCAGTTCGTGCGCGATCCGGACTTCGACTTTCGGCGTACGCTCGTTGGCAGCACGATCCGGCGATCCATCGGCGAGGGCTCCGATTTCGTGAACTTCACCGAGATCGCGGAAATCGTCGCGGGTGACGCCATCGCCACCAACATCATGATGCTCGGCTATGCCTGGCAGCGCGGGCTGATCCCGCTGACGCTCGCGTCGGTCACGCAGGCGATCGAGCTGAACGGCGTCGCGGTGAAGGCCAATCTCGACGCCTTCGCTTGGGGGCGGCTCGCGGCGGCCGATCCGCAGAAGGTCGCCGGCATCGTCGCGCCGCACACGGGGACGGCGAAGACCCTCGTGGACATGACGACGGACGAACTCGTCGACCAGCGCACCGCCTTCCTGACGAAGTATCAGGACGCGGCGCTGGCCGCGCGCTACCGCGCGATGGTCGGCGAGGCGAAGGCGTTGGACGAGCGTGCCGGTGCGAACGGGCGCATCTACCGGGCCGTCGCGCACAACTACGCCAAGCTTCTCGCCTACAAGGATGAGTACGAGGTGGCGCGTCTTCACACCGACGAAGCCTTTGCGCGGATGCTGGCGGAGGAGTTCGAGCCTGGCGGCCGTCTCGTCTTCCATCTCGCGCCGCCGATCCTGTCCGGCGAGGATTCCAACGGCCGGCCGAAGAAGCGCAGCTTCGGGCCGTGGATGATGACGGCGTTCCGCGTCCTCGCCAAGGGAAAGCGCCTGCGCGGCACCGTGCTCGACCCGTTCGGCTATTTCGCCGAGCGAAAGCGCGAACGCGCTCTGATCGAGGCCTACGAGGCCGATTTCGCGGCCATGCGCGCAGCGGATGCAGGCCGGGCCGATCTCGCGGCCGAAATCCTGTCGCTGCCCGAGGCGATCCGCGGCTACGGGCCGGTGAAGGCGGCTTCGATCGACAAGGCCGGGAAGCGGCGCGCGGAACTGATGGCGCTCTTTGCCGAGCGCGGGCGGGTGGAGGCGAAGGCCGAGCCTCTGGTGCCGGCTCAATAG